A window from Thermodesulfobacteriota bacterium encodes these proteins:
- a CDS encoding FmdE family protein — protein MKRVLLKNLILILFVFSSGLSLAGDLKLPSLFEEAKKSIGRIDYVITNVGYTSGSLAYLDGLVRVIENHKISLKNVQYVHSDFSKPLFFAFINRDSGNLFYYDSLGKRGLYSVAFDDIVKQAHEWQKRITERVFSGFEFSILTISQMLMRNAPYELMKAAELHNHVCPGLWTGYFISKFITKSISPDEELTIFAIPPSCKDDALQTMLDKTVGKRNLYSRELTEEEKKLYPDLAGVYVFWDKKKETMRAVFLKYPLGELRKAAGIDEKEYPWLWRMKLNEWIVKNLSTAEKAVEIIKEVPIDKKKLDELKMMKISLKDL, from the coding sequence GTGAAAAGGGTCTTACTTAAAAATCTCATTCTCATTCTATTTGTTTTCTCATCCGGTCTTTCTTTAGCCGGAGATTTAAAATTACCTTCCTTATTTGAGGAGGCAAAAAAGAGTATAGGAAGGATCGATTACGTCATAACAAACGTGGGATATACCTCTGGCTCTTTGGCATACCTGGACGGTCTCGTTCGAGTAATCGAAAATCACAAAATCTCTTTGAAAAATGTCCAGTATGTGCACAGTGATTTCTCAAAACCTCTCTTTTTCGCATTCATCAATAGGGATTCAGGAAATCTTTTTTACTATGACTCTCTTGGAAAGAGAGGACTTTATTCTGTGGCTTTTGATGATATTGTAAAACAGGCACACGAGTGGCAAAAAAGAATCACTGAAAGAGTCTTTTCTGGCTTTGAATTCTCGATCCTCACAATCTCACAGATGCTCATGAGGAATGCTCCCTACGAGCTTATGAAGGCAGCGGAACTTCACAATCACGTGTGTCCCGGGCTTTGGACCGGCTACTTCATATCTAAATTCATCACAAAAAGCATAAGCCCCGACGAAGAGCTTACGATCTTTGCTATCCCTCCATCTTGTAAAGACGATGCCTTACAGACTATGCTTGATAAAACTGTAGGAAAGAGAAATCTGTATTCCCGGGAGCTTACCGAAGAAGAAAAGAAGCTTTATCCCGATCTAGCGGGAGTCTATGTTTTTTGGGACAAAAAGAAAGAGACAATGAGGGCGGTTTTTTTAAAGTACCCACTCGGAGAGTTGAGAAAAGCAGCTGGAATTGACGAAAAAGAGTATCCATGGCTTTGGAGAATGAAATTGAACGAGTGGATAGTCAAAAACTTGTCTACTGCAGAAAAAGCTGTTGAGATAATAAAGGAAGTTCCAATAGACAAAAAGAAGCTTGATGAATTGAAGATGATGAAAATCTCTCTTAAGGACCTTTGA
- a CDS encoding OmpA family protein has translation MRKKGRTEEHENVERWLITYADVITLLLALFIMMYSFSKTDAEKYKEVSRHLKSIFISGSRILEGEGFGGVIDELDALRGELERELEDIKRSQGANQIQILRDERGVVIRILDRAFFDEGRADLKENAKKTIDKIAPVLKRIRNPVMIEGHTDNVPIHNEYFRSNWELSVRRATEVVRYFIEKAKIPPNRLSASGFAEFRPIASNETEEGRALNRRIEIVILKSD, from the coding sequence ATGAGAAAGAAAGGAAGAACAGAAGAACACGAAAACGTAGAAAGGTGGCTCATAACTTATGCCGATGTTATAACGCTCCTTCTTGCACTCTTTATCATGATGTACTCATTTTCTAAAACGGATGCAGAAAAATACAAAGAGGTCTCGAGACACTTAAAAAGCATCTTCATTTCAGGCTCAAGGATACTGGAAGGGGAAGGTTTTGGTGGCGTAATCGACGAGCTTGACGCTTTAAGAGGTGAACTGGAAAGAGAGCTTGAAGACATAAAAAGAAGTCAAGGGGCAAACCAGATACAGATACTAAGGGATGAAAGGGGTGTTGTTATCAGGATCCTTGACAGAGCCTTTTTTGACGAAGGGAGGGCAGACCTTAAAGAAAACGCAAAAAAAACGATAGATAAGATAGCACCTGTGCTAAAAAGGATTAGAAATCCGGTAATGATAGAGGGCCATACCGATAATGTTCCCATTCACAACGAATATTTCAGATCGAATTGGGAACTATCGGTTAGACGTGCAACGGAAGTCGTAAGATACTTCATCGAAAAAGCAAAGATTCCACCAAATAGACTTTCCGCATCAGGTTTTGCGGAATTTAGACCCATTGCGAGCAACGAAACAGAGGAAGGTAGGGCATTAAATAGAAGGATTGAAATAGTGATCCTTAAATCCGATTGA